A genomic stretch from Armatimonadota bacterium includes:
- a CDS encoding carboxypeptidase M32, which translates to MSAVPDAVERLKDHLRTITDLRSAAAFLRWDQETFMPPAAALARAGTLATLSRLAHEAFISAETGRLLEEAERVAGELDPDSDEAALVRMTRRDYDRQRKLPAEFVAERAREASLSVQVWREARRRDDFAAFRPSLEKMVDFARRTADYLGFTEHSYDALLDLYEPERTAREVEAIFARLREVTVPFVRAIAERGPVVDDGFLRQDYPEDGQRAFGLMVAEAFGYDLARGRLDVSAHPFANAFNVNDVRITTRYQRRYLPSAIFGIFHEAGHALYEQGVAPSLDRTPLARGASLGLHESQSRMWENLVGRSRPFWEHYFPKLQELFPEQLRGVDVERFYRAVNIVRPSLIRVEADEVTYNLHIMLRFELEKALLEGSLQVEALPRAWAEKMAAYLGLTPPSDADGVLQDIHWAQGSIGYFPTYSLGNIISVQLFEAARRAHPTLLEEFRTGRFATLLGWLRQNLHRHGRKFLPREILRRATGRELTVEPYLEYLRG; encoded by the coding sequence ATGTCCGCAGTCCCCGACGCCGTCGAGCGATTGAAGGACCACCTGAGGACGATCACCGACCTGCGCAGCGCCGCGGCCTTTCTGCGCTGGGATCAAGAAACCTTCATGCCCCCGGCCGCCGCCCTGGCCCGCGCCGGCACCCTCGCCACGCTGAGCCGGCTGGCCCATGAGGCGTTCATTTCGGCGGAGACCGGCCGGCTGCTCGAGGAGGCCGAACGCGTCGCCGGCGAGCTGGATCCCGACTCCGACGAAGCGGCGCTGGTCCGCATGACCCGCCGCGACTACGACCGCCAGCGGAAGCTCCCGGCGGAGTTCGTGGCGGAGCGGGCCCGGGAGGCCTCCCTCAGCGTGCAGGTCTGGCGGGAGGCGCGTCGGCGCGACGACTTTGCCGCCTTCCGCCCCTCGCTGGAGAAGATGGTGGACTTCGCGCGCCGCACCGCCGACTACCTCGGGTTCACCGAGCATTCCTACGACGCGCTGCTGGACCTCTACGAACCGGAGAGGACCGCCCGCGAAGTGGAGGCGATCTTCGCCCGCCTGCGCGAGGTCACCGTCCCCTTCGTCCGCGCCATCGCGGAGCGGGGCCCCGTCGTCGACGACGGCTTCCTCCGCCAGGACTACCCCGAGGACGGCCAGAGGGCCTTCGGCCTGATGGTCGCCGAAGCCTTCGGCTACGACCTGGCCCGCGGCCGGCTGGATGTCAGCGCCCACCCCTTCGCCAACGCCTTCAACGTCAACGACGTGCGCATCACCACCCGGTACCAGCGGCGCTACCTGCCCTCGGCGATCTTCGGCATCTTCCACGAAGCGGGCCACGCGCTCTACGAGCAGGGCGTCGCCCCGTCGCTGGACCGCACCCCGCTGGCCCGCGGGGCCAGCCTGGGCCTGCACGAGTCCCAGTCGCGGATGTGGGAGAACCTGGTGGGCCGCAGCCGCCCCTTCTGGGAACACTATTTCCCGAAGCTGCAGGAGCTCTTCCCCGAGCAGCTGCGCGGGGTGGACGTGGAGCGGTTCTACCGCGCGGTGAACATCGTCCGGCCGTCGCTCATCCGCGTGGAGGCGGACGAGGTCACCTACAACCTGCACATCATGCTGCGCTTCGAACTGGAGAAGGCCCTGCTGGAGGGATCGCTGCAGGTGGAGGCGCTGCCCCGGGCCTGGGCGGAGAAGATGGCGGCCTACCTGGGCCTGACGCCCCCCTCCGACGCCGACGGCGTCCTGCAGGACATCCACTGGGCCCAGGGCTCCATCGGTTACTTCCCCACGTACTCTCTGGGGAACATCATCTCGGTGCAGCTCTTCGAGGCGGCCCGGCGGGCCCATCCGACCCTGCTGGAGGAGTTCCGGACCGGCCGGTTCGCCACGCTGCTGGGCTGGCTGCGCCAGAACCTCCACCGCCACGGCCGCAAGTTCCTGCCGCGGGAGATCCTGCGACGGGCGACGGGCCGCGAGTTGACCGTGGAGCCCTACCTGGAGTACCTACGGGGGA
- a CDS encoding adenine deaminase C-terminal domain-containing protein — MGDAFNETGDLLWLRGGEAADVRTGRLRRADVEITGGRIAGVYEDGAPVPGSARVIDLRGRVIVPGYIEPHTHFSIASPAEYAGALLRRGTTTAVVDALPLMHLAKPERLSDLLLQTARLPMRIRHLIRLHPQAFGDEDRFHLDVVRRLWRLPVAAAAGEVTRWVDVAQGDPDLRAKIRAAREDGRPVDGHAPGASYDRLVALARAGITSCHEAITAAEVEDRLRAGLAVMLRHSSIRPDLPELLNAVQAHPELLDEAMLTVDGPTPLFVEDSGYLDLLIGIAMAQGVLPLRAYRMATLNPARYFGFTDAGEIAPGKRADLNVLADLTAPTPVMTIAGGRIVAEHGRLLEPMPPLPLAADLETLSLPRLPESVLVDSGHPVPGIRLVNDVITEVVPPAEVPDGALHAALVDRHGRWITRARLLGFADRLGGLATTYSCSFREAVVVGDDAADMATALARLAEDGGGVVVVEDGREVFRLPFEHRLYSGRPWAEVVEANRAFDRLMRARGYRFRDPLFTLLFLSFDSLPWVRLTSRGVWDVRARRVLVPPAPL, encoded by the coding sequence GTGGGTGACGCGTTCAACGAGACCGGCGACCTGCTCTGGTTGCGGGGCGGGGAAGCGGCCGATGTGCGCACCGGCCGGCTCCGCCGCGCCGATGTGGAGATCACGGGAGGCCGGATCGCCGGCGTCTATGAGGACGGCGCCCCCGTCCCCGGGAGCGCGCGGGTCATCGACCTCCGGGGGCGGGTCATCGTCCCGGGGTACATCGAGCCGCACACCCACTTCAGCATCGCCTCGCCGGCCGAATACGCCGGCGCCCTGCTGCGCCGCGGGACGACCACCGCGGTGGTGGATGCGCTGCCTCTGATGCACCTGGCAAAACCCGAGCGGCTCAGCGACCTGCTCCTGCAGACGGCGCGGCTGCCGATGCGCATCCGCCACCTCATCCGCCTGCACCCGCAGGCCTTCGGGGATGAGGACCGCTTCCACCTCGACGTCGTGCGGCGTCTGTGGCGCCTGCCCGTCGCCGCCGCGGCCGGCGAGGTGACCCGCTGGGTGGACGTGGCCCAGGGCGATCCCGACCTGCGGGCCAAGATCCGCGCCGCGCGCGAGGACGGCCGCCCCGTGGACGGCCACGCTCCCGGAGCCTCCTACGACCGCCTCGTCGCCCTGGCCCGTGCCGGCATCACCTCCTGCCACGAAGCGATCACCGCCGCCGAAGTGGAAGACCGGCTGCGCGCCGGCCTGGCCGTGATGTTGCGCCACAGTTCCATCCGTCCGGACCTCCCCGAGCTCCTCAACGCCGTGCAGGCGCATCCGGAGTTGCTGGATGAAGCCATGCTCACGGTGGACGGCCCCACGCCGCTCTTCGTGGAGGACTCCGGCTATCTCGACCTGCTGATCGGCATCGCCATGGCGCAGGGCGTCCTTCCGCTGCGCGCCTACCGGATGGCGACGCTCAACCCCGCCAGGTACTTCGGCTTTACCGACGCCGGAGAGATCGCCCCCGGCAAGCGCGCCGACCTGAACGTCCTGGCCGATCTCACCGCGCCCACGCCGGTGATGACCATCGCCGGCGGCCGGATCGTCGCCGAGCACGGCCGTCTGCTCGAACCCATGCCGCCTCTCCCCCTGGCTGCGGATCTGGAAACCCTGTCGCTTCCCCGCCTGCCGGAATCGGTTCTCGTCGACTCCGGGCACCCGGTCCCGGGGATCCGCCTGGTCAACGACGTCATCACGGAAGTCGTGCCTCCCGCAGAAGTTCCCGACGGCGCCCTGCACGCGGCGCTGGTGGACCGTCACGGCCGCTGGATTACCCGCGCCCGGCTGCTCGGCTTCGCCGACCGTCTGGGGGGGCTGGCGACGACGTATTCCTGCAGTTTCAGAGAGGCCGTCGTGGTGGGGGACGACGCGGCGGACATGGCCACGGCGCTGGCGCGCCTGGCGGAGGATGGCGGCGGCGTGGTGGTGGTCGAAGACGGCCGGGAGGTCTTCCGCCTGCCCTTCGAGCACCGCCTCTACTCGGGGCGGCCGTGGGCGGAGGTGGTGGAGGCCAACCGGGCGTTCGACAGGCTGATGCGCGCCCGCGGGTACCGTTTCAGGGATCCGCTGTTTACCCTGCTCTTCCTGAGCTTCGACTCCCTGCCCTGGGTCCGCCTGACGAGCCGCGGCGTCTGGGACGTCCGCGCCCGCCGGGTCCTGGTCCCGCCCGCGCCCCTCTAG
- a CDS encoding thioesterase family protein, which produces MKPGLRPGVEASVTVTVTPEMLATFEELGPVHPLYATWSMVRHMELACRKIILPFLEPDEDAVGHSIAVTHLAPTAAGTQVTVRARLLEIAGPRIICAVEAHNGREKIGEGTQVQVLLPKSRLRAMAASAGGPRPEETPHR; this is translated from the coding sequence ATGAAACCGGGACTGCGCCCGGGCGTCGAGGCGTCCGTCACCGTCACGGTGACGCCGGAGATGCTGGCCACCTTCGAAGAGCTGGGTCCCGTGCATCCCCTGTACGCCACCTGGTCCATGGTGCGCCACATGGAACTGGCCTGCCGCAAGATCATTCTGCCGTTCCTGGAGCCCGACGAGGACGCCGTCGGCCACAGCATCGCGGTGACGCACCTGGCGCCCACAGCGGCCGGGACGCAGGTCACGGTGCGGGCCCGGCTGCTGGAGATCGCCGGGCCGCGGATCATCTGCGCCGTGGAGGCGCACAACGGACGGGAGAAGATCGGGGAGGGCACCCAGGTGCAGGTGCTCCTGCCGAAGTCCCGCCTCCGGGCCATGGCCGCCTCCGCAGGGGGGCCCCGGCCGGAGGAGACGCCGCACCGATGA
- the dapA gene encoding 4-hydroxy-tetrahydrodipicolinate synthase — translation MRGSLVPLVTPFHRGRFDAARFEELVEWQIESGSHGLVVTGTTGEPAALSPEEREEVLATAVRAARRRVPVIAGTGTNNYAETLRLTQAARRLGADAALVVVPYYVRPSQEGLYRYFRSLAEAVDIPIIVYNIPARTAVNLEPPTLARLARDCPTIIGVKEANRDFEHVTRVLHLCGPGFFVYSGIELLCFPILAVGGAGHVSAAGNVLPREVARLYDLAASGRWEEARALHYHLLPMNEALFVETNPVPVKTALGLMGKIDPEVRPPLAPMSAENTARLRQVMAAYGLVATGNAAPVGG, via the coding sequence ATGAGGGGCAGCCTGGTGCCGCTGGTGACCCCGTTCCACCGCGGGCGGTTCGACGCGGCCCGGTTCGAAGAGCTCGTCGAGTGGCAGATCGAGAGCGGCTCGCACGGCCTGGTGGTCACGGGGACGACCGGGGAACCGGCCGCCCTGTCGCCGGAGGAGCGGGAGGAGGTGCTGGCGACGGCGGTCCGCGCCGCGCGCCGCCGCGTCCCGGTCATCGCCGGCACGGGGACGAACAACTACGCCGAGACGTTGCGGCTCACGCAGGCCGCCCGCCGCCTCGGCGCCGACGCCGCTCTGGTCGTCGTCCCGTACTACGTCCGGCCCTCCCAGGAGGGGCTGTATCGCTACTTTCGCAGCCTCGCCGAGGCGGTGGACATCCCCATTATCGTCTACAACATCCCCGCGCGCACCGCGGTCAACCTGGAACCGCCGACCCTGGCCCGGCTGGCCCGGGACTGCCCGACGATCATCGGCGTGAAGGAAGCCAACCGGGACTTCGAGCACGTCACCCGCGTCCTGCACCTCTGCGGGCCGGGGTTTTTCGTCTACTCGGGGATCGAGCTCCTCTGCTTCCCGATCCTGGCCGTCGGCGGGGCGGGGCACGTCAGCGCCGCCGGCAACGTCCTGCCCCGGGAGGTCGCCCGGCTCTACGACCTCGCCGCGTCCGGACGCTGGGAGGAGGCGCGGGCGCTGCATTACCATCTGCTGCCGATGAACGAGGCGCTGTTCGTGGAGACCAATCCCGTCCCGGTGAAGACCGCGCTGGGACTGATGGGGAAGATAGATCCCGAGGTGCGGCCGCCGCTGGCGCCGATGAGCGCGGAGAACACGGCGCGGCTGCGGCAGGTGATGGCGGCCTACGGCCTGGTCGCGACGGGAAACGCCGCGCCGGTGGGAGGGTAG
- the hpaB gene encoding 4-hydroxyphenylacetate 3-monooxygenase, oxygenase component produces the protein MAARTGDQFIAGLRRQPREVWIGGTRVQDIVGHPAFRNVVQSVAALYDLQHDPAHRDEMTFLSPSSGERVGLSFLTPRTRDDLVRVRGMMKRWADTSGGMIGRSPDYLNRALTAFAAAAEYCGENNPRFARNIRRYYELVREQDLCLTHTLINPQANRAAGPGGQADPTLAARVVGETDAGVVIRGARMLATLPVADELMVFPSTVLRGTEEDRPYAFAFAIPCATPGLKFLCRESFDPDGSTFDYPLSSRFEEMDAVVVFEDVVVPWERVFLLGDVERCNRAFAATGAVAHMAHQVVTKNIAKTEFLLGVASLVVEAIAVEQFQHVQGKIAEIIYYLEAMRAFVRASEADAAVDRWGVMTPAWPPLDAARNMFTWMYPRMVEILQLLGASGLMARPTRADLDSGLRPLLEKYHQAARLDAEERIALFRLAWDIALSAFGSRQVLYERFFFGDPVRMQMATFASYDRRPYIERVKAFLARGRRAEAAPTPKP, from the coding sequence ATGGCGGCGCGCACGGGTGACCAGTTCATCGCCGGGCTGCGCCGGCAGCCGCGGGAGGTCTGGATCGGCGGAACGCGGGTCCAGGACATCGTCGGCCATCCGGCCTTCCGGAACGTCGTGCAAAGCGTCGCCGCCCTCTACGACCTGCAGCACGACCCGGCGCACCGGGACGAGATGACCTTCCTCTCGCCGTCCAGCGGCGAGCGGGTGGGGCTGTCCTTCCTGACCCCGCGCACCCGGGACGACCTGGTCCGCGTGCGCGGGATGATGAAGCGGTGGGCGGATACCTCGGGCGGGATGATCGGGCGGTCGCCCGACTACCTGAACCGCGCCCTGACGGCCTTCGCCGCCGCCGCGGAGTACTGCGGCGAGAACAACCCTCGCTTCGCCCGGAACATCCGCCGGTACTACGAACTCGTCCGCGAGCAGGACCTCTGCCTGACCCACACCCTGATCAACCCGCAGGCCAACCGCGCCGCCGGTCCGGGCGGCCAGGCCGATCCCACCTTGGCCGCGCGGGTCGTGGGCGAGACCGATGCGGGGGTGGTGATCCGCGGCGCGCGCATGCTGGCCACTCTGCCCGTGGCGGACGAACTGATGGTCTTCCCCTCGACCGTCCTGCGCGGGACGGAGGAGGACCGGCCCTACGCCTTCGCCTTCGCCATCCCCTGCGCGACGCCGGGGCTGAAGTTCCTCTGCCGCGAGAGTTTCGATCCCGACGGGTCGACCTTCGACTACCCGCTGAGCAGCCGCTTCGAGGAGATGGACGCCGTCGTCGTCTTCGAGGACGTGGTGGTGCCCTGGGAACGGGTCTTCCTGCTGGGAGACGTCGAGCGCTGCAACCGGGCCTTCGCCGCCACCGGGGCCGTGGCGCACATGGCGCACCAGGTCGTGACCAAGAACATCGCCAAGACCGAGTTCCTCCTGGGCGTCGCCTCGCTGGTCGTCGAGGCCATCGCCGTGGAGCAGTTCCAGCACGTCCAGGGGAAGATCGCGGAGATCATCTACTACCTGGAGGCGATGCGGGCGTTTGTCCGGGCCAGCGAGGCGGACGCGGCGGTGGACCGGTGGGGCGTCATGACCCCGGCCTGGCCGCCCCTGGACGCGGCCCGCAACATGTTCACCTGGATGTACCCCCGGATGGTGGAGATCCTCCAGCTGCTCGGCGCCAGCGGCCTCATGGCCCGGCCGACCCGGGCCGACCTGGACAGCGGGCTGCGGCCGCTGCTGGAGAAGTACCACCAGGCGGCGCGCCTGGATGCCGAGGAGCGCATCGCCCTCTTCCGGCTGGCCTGGGATATCGCCCTGAGCGCCTTCGGCTCGCGCCAGGTGCTCTACGAGCGGTTCTTCTTCGGCGACCCGGTGCGGATGCAGATGGCGACCTTTGCCTCCTACGACCGCCGCCCCTACATCGAGCGCGTCAAAGCCTTCCTGGCGCGCGGGCGGCGCGCGGAGGCCGCACCGACGCCCAAGCCGTGA
- a CDS encoding flavin reductase family protein translates to MSTPGAEVDPDRFRKVMGRFATGVTVVAAEHDGEMHGMTANAVTSVSLDPLLLLVCVGRRARMSRWLERAGGFTVNILTEDQEALSRYFAGTWPHAAPPEFRFVPWEGGPRLVAALAALGCRRERLIEAGDHRIVLGRVIALYEGDAAAQPLLFYGGRYRRLSPAEAAPAPELWTGTDVRIYYDEWWQGPR, encoded by the coding sequence GTGAGCACGCCCGGGGCGGAAGTCGATCCCGACCGGTTCCGGAAGGTGATGGGCCGCTTCGCCACCGGCGTGACCGTGGTGGCCGCCGAGCACGACGGGGAGATGCACGGCATGACGGCCAACGCCGTCACCTCCGTTTCGCTGGACCCTCTGCTCCTGCTGGTGTGCGTCGGCCGGCGGGCGCGCATGAGCCGGTGGCTGGAGCGCGCCGGGGGGTTCACCGTGAACATCCTGACGGAGGACCAGGAAGCGCTCTCCCGCTATTTCGCCGGCACCTGGCCCCACGCCGCACCGCCGGAGTTTCGCTTCGTGCCCTGGGAGGGCGGGCCGCGCCTGGTCGCCGCCCTGGCCGCGCTGGGCTGCCGGCGGGAACGCCTGATCGAGGCCGGAGATCACCGGATCGTCCTGGGCCGTGTCATCGCGCTTTACGAAGGAGATGCCGCGGCGCAGCCGCTGCTCTTCTACGGCGGCCGCTACCGCCGTCTGTCGCCGGCGGAGGCCGCCCCGGCCCCCGAGCTGTGGACCGGCACCGACGTGAGGATCTACTACGACGAGTGGTGGCAGGGGCCCCGGTGA
- the hpaD gene encoding 3,4-dihydroxyphenylacetate 2,3-dioxygenase, with protein sequence MSAADEVDILRLGHLEYRVTDLARARAFYVDLLGFVETGRDRGRLYLRGLEEREHHSLVLRQAEAPGASHFAFRVAGEEHLDRLHRRCMQAGLPVRWVGAGVEDGQGRALRVQDPAGLPVEFYHHMDRVERHLQRFDLYRGPHIMRIDHVNVQVPDVRLAYDWYTGAWGFRCSEYTETEDQPPRLWAAWLHRKQTVHDIAVMTGTGPRLHHAGFWVPDALSVLRACDILAGAGRSEAIERGPGRHGLSNALFVYLRDGDGNRIELYTGDYQIADPDWQPIRWSLNDPRRATFWGHVPPRSWFEEASPVEAITDGTLIAPRPPLLADRPSFVT encoded by the coding sequence GTGAGCGCCGCGGATGAGGTCGACATCCTGCGCCTGGGGCACCTCGAGTACCGCGTCACCGACCTGGCCCGCGCCCGGGCATTCTACGTGGACCTGCTGGGCTTCGTGGAGACCGGACGGGACCGCGGCCGCCTCTATCTGCGCGGGCTGGAGGAGCGGGAGCACCACAGCCTGGTGCTGCGCCAGGCCGAGGCGCCGGGGGCCTCGCACTTCGCCTTTCGGGTGGCCGGAGAGGAGCATCTCGACCGGCTCCACCGGCGGTGCATGCAGGCGGGACTGCCGGTGCGCTGGGTCGGGGCGGGGGTGGAAGACGGGCAGGGCCGGGCCCTGCGCGTCCAGGATCCGGCCGGGCTGCCGGTGGAGTTCTATCACCACATGGACCGGGTCGAGCGGCACCTGCAGCGGTTCGACCTCTACCGCGGCCCCCACATCATGCGCATCGACCATGTGAATGTGCAGGTGCCCGACGTCCGGTTGGCCTACGACTGGTATACGGGAGCGTGGGGATTCCGCTGTTCGGAGTACACGGAGACCGAGGACCAGCCGCCGCGGCTGTGGGCGGCGTGGCTGCACCGCAAGCAGACCGTGCACGACATCGCGGTGATGACCGGGACCGGTCCGCGGCTGCACCACGCCGGGTTCTGGGTGCCCGATGCGCTGAGCGTCCTGCGCGCCTGCGACATCCTGGCCGGCGCGGGACGGTCCGAGGCCATCGAGCGCGGCCCGGGCCGGCACGGGCTGAGCAACGCGCTGTTCGTCTATCTGCGCGACGGAGACGGCAACCGGATCGAACTGTACACCGGCGACTACCAGATCGCCGATCCGGACTGGCAGCCCATCCGCTGGAGCCTCAACGACCCGCGGCGCGCCACCTTCTGGGGGCACGTCCCGCCCAGGTCCTGGTTTGAGGAGGCCTCGCCGGTGGAGGCGATCACGGACGGCACCCTGATCGCTCCCCGCCCCCCGCTGCTGGCCGACCGTCCGTCCTTTGTGACCTGA